A section of the Sphaerodactylus townsendi isolate TG3544 linkage group LG11, MPM_Stown_v2.3, whole genome shotgun sequence genome encodes:
- the PRR15 gene encoding proline-rich protein 15, with translation MAESAAAAAPSSGPGGKSGSSGTWWKSLTSRKKAKEAPAAAPGAPRTPPHPSEPPLAPPNPSDSLETPQPPNLGSGSRRNLRISRSGRFKEKRKARATLLAESPQQLFERGGGGAPAALPGEEAPCP, from the coding sequence ATGGCTGAGAGCGCGGCAGCAGCCGCCCCCTCGAGCGGGCCCGGCGGCAAAAGCGGCTCGTCAGGCACGTGGTGGAAATCGCTGACCTCCCGCAAAAAGGCCAAAGAGGCACCGGCGGCCGCGCCAGGAGCTCCCCGAACGCCGCCCCACCCCTCGGAGCCGCCCCTCGCCCCGCCCAACCCCTCGGACTCGCTGGAGACCCCGCAGCCCCCCAACTTGGGCAGCGGCAGCCGCAGGAACCTGCGCATCTCGCGCTCGGGCCGCTTCAAAGAGAAGCGCAAGGCTCGCGCCACGTTGCTCGCCGAAAGCCCCCAGCAGCTGTtcgagaggggaggaggaggagcccccGCTGCGCTCCCTGGAGAGGAGGCGCCGTGCCCGTGA